The Halobaculum magnesiiphilum genome contains the following window.
GACGACGCCGACCTCCGGGATCGCTACCCCGGGCACGAGCGACGCGAGTTCGGGATCGTCGCGCCCGGCACCGTCGGCGCGCACGTCCACTCCGTGCAGTCGCTCGGACGGGGGATCGCCGACGACGCCGCCCTCCTCGACTGGCTGGAGGACCACGTGCTCCCGATGGAGGCCGGCCTCGGAGCCGACGGAATGCGACTCGCCGCCGAGTTGGGCTATCTGGAGTGCATCGAATCGGGCGTCACCACGGTGATCGACCACCTCTCGGTCCACCACGCCGAGGAGGCGCTGGAGGCGGCGATCGAGTCGGGAATCCGCGCTCGCGCCGGGAAGGTGCTGATGGACACGAACGCGCCGGACGGGCTGCGCCAGGACACCGAGCGGGCGCTCGCCGAGTCCGAGGGACTCATCTGGACGTACCACGGCGCCGACGACGGCCGGATCCGCTACGCCGTAACGCCGCGCTTCGCCGTCACCTGCACCGACGAGTGTCTGCGCGGGTGTCGCGAGTTGGCCGACGCGTACGACGGCGTTCGCATTCACACCCACGCCTCCGAGAACACCGACGAGATCGCCGTCGTCGAGGAGCGAACCGGCGAGCGCAACGTCGAGTACCTGCACGAGGTCGGCCTCACGGGCGAGGACGTGATCCTCGCACACTGCGTCCACACCGACGACCGCGAGCGCGAGATCATCGCCGAGACGGGCACGCACGTGACCCACTGTCCGTCCTCGAACATGAAGCTCGCCTCCGGGATCGCGCCCGTCGAGGACTACCTCGCGCGCGGCGTGAACGTCGCCCTGGGCAACGACGGTCCTCCCTGTAACAACACGCTCGACCCGTTCACAGAGGTGAAGCAGGCGAGCCTGCTCGCGAAGGTCGACGCGCTCGACCCCACCTCGGTCGACGCCCCGACTGCCCTCCGGATGGCGACGCTGAACGGCGCGCGGGCCGCGGGCTTCGAGCGCGTCGGCGCGCTCCGGGAGGGGTGGCGCGCGGACGTGCTCGGCATCGACACCGACCTGACGCGGGCGACGCCGATCCACGACCCCGTGGGCCACCTCGTGTTCGCGGCCCACGGCGACGACGTGACGTTCACGATGGTCGACGGCGCGGTCCTGTACGACGAGGCCGACGGCGGGCACGTGCGCCTCGACGCCGAGCGGATCCGCCGCGAGGCGAACGCCTTCGACGTGCCCGGAATCTAGGTGTGAGACGATTCACGGGTCCGTCGTTCGTGCCGCTTCCGCCGCCTCCACGTACCCGCGAGTGAATCCGGGCATGTCGGCCTCATCGCCGTCGTCGCCGGCGACCCGGTCGAGCGTGTACCAGTCGACGGCGGCGACCTCGTCGGGCGCGGCCGGGTAGGGGTCGCCCGCCTCGTGCTCGGCGAGGCAGACGACGTTCAGACACGGCTCGCCGGTGTCCAGCGCGAACACGCCGCTCGTGACGACCACGACCTCGCCGACCTCGACGGCGACTTCCTCGCGGAGCTCCCGCCGGAGGGTCGACTCGATGGCGCCGGCGCCCCCGAGGTCCGCCGGGTCGTCGGGGCTCGTCTCCATCGTCCCGCCGGGGAGGCCCATCGTCCCCGCGGCGTGGTCCTCGTCGGCGCCGCGCTCGATCAGCAGGTACTCCGGGTCGCCGTCGCGGAGGCGGTACACCGCGGCGTCGACGTTGACGACGTAGCTGTCGGTCATGCGATCGCTCCCGACGGACCCGTGAAAGGCGTTCGGTCCCCGTGTTTCGTGGTACCACGCGTGAGAAGCGTTCAAGACCCACCTTCGCTTCGTAGGTGGTATGACCGATTCCCCCTCGGCAGCGCAGGTGTCGGATCTCGTCGAGGGGGATCTGCTCCGGCCGATGTTGCGCGTCGCGTGGCCCCTGGTGCTCATCCAGCTGCTGCAGGTGATGTACAACGTCGCGGACACGTTCTGGCTGGGGCGGCTCTCGGCCGACGCGGTCGGCGCGCTCTCGTTGGCGTTCCCGATCGTCTTCCTGTTCATCAGCATCGGCGGCGGCTTCACCGCCGCGGGGGCGATCCTCGTCGCCCAGCACACCGGCGCGAGCTCCGCGGGCAGCGGAAGCGACCGCGAGGCCGGCAAGGTGGCGGGCACGGTCCTCGGGTTCGTGATGCTGGTTGCGCTGGTACTGGGCGCGCTGGGCTACCTCGCGGTCGGGCCCGCGCTGTCGCTCATCCCGGCCGACGAGGCGACGGCGAGGGACATCGTGCCGCTGGCGGCCCTCTACATGCGGGTGTTCTTCCTCGCGACGCCGTTCCTGTTCGGCTTCTTCGTGTTCGTGTCGCTGATGCGCGGCTACGGCGACACGCGCGCGCCGCTGCGGGTGATGGTCGTCTCTGTCGCGGTAAACGTCGCGCTCGACCCGTTCCTGATCTTCGGGTGGGGGCCGTTCCCCGCGCTGGGGATCGAGGGCGCCGCGTGGGCGACGCTGTTCTCGCGGGCGGTCGCGACCGTCGTCGGCTGGTACGTGCTGTTCGCCACGCCCGCCGGTCCGACGGTCCGTCCGGGCGACCTCGTGCCCGACCTCGGGATCGTGAAGAAGGTCGTCCGCCTCGGCGTCCCCTCTGCGCTGGAGCAGTCGGGCGTCTCGCTCGCGTTCGTCGTGTTGACGGCGCTGGTGGCGACGTTCCCGCCCGCCGTCGTCGCGGCGTACGGCCTCGGCAACCGCCTCATCTCGCTGGTGTTCCTCCCCGCGATGGGGCTGGCGCAGGCGGTCAACACCGTGGTAGGCCAGAACCTCGGGGCCGAAAAGCCCGATCGCGCGTGGCGCGCCGTCCGGGCTGCCCTGGGCGTCGTCACCGCGGTGATGCTCCCGGTCGCGCTCGCGACGGCGGCGTTCCCCGAACCCATCGTGCAGGTGTTCCTGCCGCCGGGATCGCCCGACGCCGCCGAGACGATCGCGTACGCCTCGACGTACCTCCGGGTCGCCACGGTGATGTTCGTGTTCCTCGGGGTCTTCGAGATCAGCCGCGGGGCGTTCCGGGGCGCCGGGCGGACCGGCACCGCGCTCGCGCTGTCGCTGGTGGCGGTGTGGCTCGTGCGCGTCCCCGTCACCTACGCGGCGGTGTTCGTGTACGACTTCGGCACCGCCGGCATCTGGTGGGCGGTCGTCGCCGGCGACGTGGTCGGCGCGATCGCCGGCCTGGCGTGGCTCCTGCACGGGACGTGGATGCGGTCGGTGGTGGAGCCGCCGTCGGGCGTCCCCGCGGACGATTGAGTCGTCACGGGTCCGTGTTATTCACGAATGTTCCCTAGTTTTCTTCCATGTCACTAGCGGAACTCCCTTATTCTTCAACAAGAGAGGTTCGGCAATGAGTGATGGACCCGGAACGTCCGATCCGCCGCCTGACGGCGATCGGCCGGTGCTCCTCCTGGCGCCCGCCCATCGACCCCCCGACGACGAGGCGTGCATCGACCTGCTCGCTGGCGAGGACCCGTCCGCGGCGAACGTCGTGAGCGTCACCCTGGAGGCGACGCCGGACGACCGACTGTCGGTCTGGCGGCGGGAGGTCGGGGACGAGCTCCCGAACCGGGCGACGGTCGTCGACGCAGGCAGCGGCGCCGACCCCCAATCCCAGGCGGTCGCATCCGACGAGTTCCCGCGGATGGACGTCGACGTGCTCCCGGAACACGCGGATCTCATGGACCTCTGTCTGTCGATCGCGTCCACGCTGGGGGAGTGGAGGAGCTCCGAGGGGCGGACAGTCCTGTGTTTCCACTCGCTGTCGACGGCGCTCCGGCGGTTCGAGCCGGAGCGCGTGATCGGGTTCGTGAACGGACTCAACGCCCTTTGTGAGCGAATGGGCGTTCGCGCGCACCACCACCTCGACCCCGACGGACACGACGAGGAGACGATCGCGACGCTGCGCCCGCTGTACGGAACGATCGTCGAGCACGTCCCCGACGGCGGATGGATCGTCTCCGCGGACGACCGGTCGGACACCGAGCCGTCGTTTCGCGAGACGAGCGCCCCGCCGGGCGGGGCGGCGCGGACCGACCCGGAGCGCCCCGAGACGGTCCCGATGCCGTACTCGTTCGACTCGGTCGTCGACCTGGTCTCCGAGCCACGTCGCCGCACTCTGCTGTACGTCCTGCGGTCGTGTCGGTGCGACGAGATCCACTTCGACCGGCTAATCGACCTGGTCGACGAGCGGGAACGTTCGATCCCGAGGCGCCGGTCGGACCGGTCGCGCGGGGACCTCGAGATCTCGCTCGGACACGTTCACCTTCCGAAGCTCGACGACATCGGCGTCGTCGACTACGACGACGCCGCCGGCGTCGTCAGGTACCACCGGAACCGGGGGCTGGAATCGTGCGTCCGATACGTCGAGACGCTCGAACTCGGCTGAGTCCTCCCGATCAGATCGGCGCTCCGGGGTATCAGATCAGCGCCGCGCCGTATCAGATCAGCCCTCCGGGTTCTCAGATCAGCGCTCCGCCCTCCAGCAGCGCGATCAGCCCCGTCAGTATCGGGATCGACGCCAGCGTCGTCACGAGGATCACGGTGCTCACGTACTCGGGGACGGAGACGCCGCCGATCTCGAGGTCGTCGGCGAAGGCGCCAACGAGGATGAGCGGCGTCACCGCCGCCGGCATCGCCGACTCCAGGACGAACACGCGCGCGACGGTGGCGTCCTGGAAGCCGACGGCGACCGCGATGGCGACCGCGACCGCGGGCGCGACGACCATCTTCAGGATCGAGGGGGCGGCCGCCTGCGAGAGCGCGGCGCCGTAGTCCGTGCGCGCGAGCTGGATGCCCAAGATCAGCAGCATCACCGGAATCGACGAGTCGCCGACGAGCTGGAGCGTCCCCATCGCGGTGCCGTCCGCGGGCGGGACGACGCCGAGCGAGCGGGCGCCGAGCGCGACGGGGACGGCCCACACCAGCGGGATCGTGAGCACGCGGCGGATCCCCCGGATCCCGCCCCCGCCGCCGGCCCGGGAGGCGACGTACACGCCGATGGTGTAGATGAGCACCGACTGGACCGCGAGATACAGCACCGCCGCCGGCCGGCCGCCCGCGGGGAACGCGAAGTCCGACAGCGGGATGCCGTAGTTACCCGAGTTGGGGAACGTCGCCGCGAGCACCAGCGCCGAGAGGCGGGGCTCCGACTCGCCGAGCAGCCGTCCGACCCCCTCGGCGACGACGAGCATCCCGAGGACGTACGCCGTGACCGCGATCGTCATCCGGGCGATCGTGGCGCCGGAGAAGGCGGCGGTCGCGAGGCTGTGGAGCACGAGTGCCGGCGCGAGCACGTACACGACGACCGTGTTCAGCGGGTCGGCGTCGATGTCGCTCGCGCGCCCCAGCGCGAACCCGAAGGCCGCGACCGTGATGATCGGCAGGACCGCGCCCGCGAAGATGTCGAGAAGCGCCACGTGGGCCGTTCCTGCCGGCGACGCCAAGAGCGGATCGACTTCGGCAGGCGCGACGGCCGCCGCGTCCCCGGGGACCGTTCCGGTGGTCCGGACCGGGTGTCCCGAACCACCGCCTCACGGGGCGGGGACTCGCGGTTCCAGCACGTCGTCACGGTTCCCGCACGTCGACGCCCGCGAACTCGAAGCGAGCGCCGCCCGCCCCGCTCTCGTCGACCCGGACCCGCCAGCCGTGTGCGTCCGCGATCTGCTCGACGATGTTCAGGCCGAACCCCGTTCCCCCGTCGGCCGTCGAGTAGCCGGCCTCGAAGACGGTGTCGCGCTCGGCGGGCGGGATCCCCGGGCCATCGTCGGCGACGGAGAAGCCGCCGTCGGCCCGACCGACCGACACCGTGACCTCCTCCCCGGCGTGCTCGACGGCGTTCCGGATCAGGTTCTCGAGGAGCTGGCGGAGCTGGTCCCGATCCGCCTCGACGACAGCGCCCGACTCGACAGCGAGCGTCGCGTCGCCGGTCGACACCGTCCCCCAGCAGGCGCCGACCAGCTCACCCAGGCGGATCGGTTCGACGGTCATCGCGTCCTCGCCCTCCCTGGCGAGCGTGAGCAGGTCGTCGGTGAGCGCGTCCATGCGGTCGAGCGCGTTCTCGACGGCCGCGACGTGCTCGCTGTCGGTCTCCTCGGCGACCAGCGAGAGATTCCCCCGCGCGACAGCAAGCGGGCCTCGGAGGTCGTGACTGACGACGCTCGTGAACCGGTCCAGCCGCTCGTTGCGGTCGACCAGCTCCCGCTCGCGGGCCGTCCGCTCGCCGATGTCGCGGTCGATGGCGACGAACCTGTCCTCGCCGTCGAGGTCGAGCCTGATGAGGTGGATCTCGATGGGGAGCGTCGTGCCGTCACTGCGCTTCAGCTCGCCCTCGAACCGTCGCGGCGTGTTCGTGGGCAGGTCGGCCCAGAAGGAGCGCGCGTGTTCCGGGTCGACCGTCGGGTCGAGATCCCACACTCGCATCCCGACGAGCTCCTCCTCGTCGTACCCCACTTCCTCACAGAACCGGCGGTTCACGTCGCGGACGACCCCCTCGGCGTCATGTATCACGATCATGTCCGGGGAGTTCTCGAACAGGGCCTCCAGCCGTGCGGTGCTCGCATGGAGGCGTTGCTCGCGCCGCTTCCGCTCGGTTACGTCGTTCTGGAACCCGACGAAGTTGGTGATCTCCCCGGTATCGTCGCGGATCGGAAAGACGTTGAGGAGGTTCCAGAACAGCTCCCCGTCGGCGTCGTAGTTGCGTATCTCCGTCGAGACCGGCTCGCCTGCGTCGATCGCCGCCCGGATCTCGGCGACCGTCTCGGGGTCGGTCTCCGGCCCCTGCAGGAACCGACAGTTCCGGCCGAGGACCGCCGACTCGTCGTACCCCGTCATCTCCTCGAACCAGTCGTTCACGTAGACGACGGGGTTGTCCTCCCGCGTCGGGTCCGTGATGACGACGCCCAGCTCGGCGGCGTCGAGCGCGTCGGTCTTGAGCGCCAACTCCGCCTCGAGCTCGTCCTCGCGGTCCAGCTCCTGCACGATGCAAACGTGACCGCCGTCGTCCATCTGCGTCAGGACCAGCCGCTCCGGGACCGGCCGGCCGTCCTCGGCGACCCCCGTCGAGCGTCCCCGCCAGGTCCCCTCGGACTCGAGCCGCGGGAGGATCTCGTCGTTGAACCGCCGCGTCTCCTCGGGCGGGTACAGCACCTCCCAGTGCTCGCCGATCAGCTCGGCGCGGTCGCGGTCGTACACCCCCGCGTACGCCTCGTTCATGTACTGATAGACGCCGTCCTCGTCGATGATCCCGATCCCTTCCTCTGCGGACTCGATCGCCTGGAACCCCCGTCGGACCTGGGCCTCCGCCCGGTGTTTCTCGACCAGGTTCTCGACCTTGTTGGCGAGCACCGGGTACTCCTCCGGGCCGCCCTTCTGGAGGTACTCGTCGACGCCCGCCGAGATCGCCCGGCTCGCGATCTCCTCGCTCCCTTTCCCCGTGAACAGGACGAACGGTACCTCCATCCCCTCCTCGCGGATCTCCTCGAGCAGTTCCAGCCCGTCGGTTCCCGGCATGTCGAAGTCGCTGACGACGCAGTCGAACTCCGCCTCGCGCAGTTCCCCGAGCGCGGCCTCCGGGTCGGTGCGGACGGTGGTCTCGGCGTCCGCGAGCTCGCGCTTCAGAAACGTCGCGGACAGTTCGGCCATGTCCTCGTCGTCGTCCACCAGGAGGATCGAGATGCCTCGCCCCTCGGGCCCGAACAGCGCGATCTCGCTCAGCGGAGACGTGACCATGGACCCACTGTTGCGCGTGGGATCGTATAATCGAACCCATTCGTTTCCGAATTAGTACATATCCGGGAGTCGGACACGCCCGCTCGACGGTCACTCGTCGCCGGCGTTGTCGAGCAGGCGGTAGCCGTCGGCCGTCTCGCGAACCACGTCGCGGCGCTCCATCTCGTCGAGCACCTCCTCGACGCGTCCCGGCTGGGCGATCTCCATCTCGATGCGGTCGATGCCGTGGAACTCCGCGAGGTAGTGGCGCACGTCCTCGACGGAGAACGTCTCGGCGTCCGCCTGCTCCATCGCCCCCGAGGTCAGGTCGATCATGTCCTCGATGAAGTTCCAGGGGTACACCATCCACGTCCACTCCTCGAGCTGTTCGCCGACGAAGTCGGGGTCGAACTCCGAGGTCTGCAGCAGCTGGAGCGTCGCCGTGCGCACCTCGCCGCAGTCGCGGTCGGCGACGTACTCGTGGGCGCGCTTGATCGAGCCGCCCGTATCGGCGATGTCGTCGATGATGAGCACGTCCTTGCCCTCGACGCTCCCTTCCGGCATCGGGTAGCGCACGGTCGGCTCGCCCGACTTCTCGGCGGTGCCGACGTAGTGCTCCATCTTGAGGCTCGTGAGGTCGTTGAGCCCGAGGAAATCACAGATACAACGGCCCGCGAACCAGCCGCCGCGCGCGAGCGCGACGACCACGTCCGGCTCGAAGTTCGCGGCCTTCACCTGATCGGAGACGTCCCGACACAGCCCGTAGATGTACTCCCAATTGGTGACCGTACAGTCGAAGTCGTCCGGGAGGTCGCTCATTACCGGCCTCTCGTGGCGGTGTTCGTATAAGGGTTTACAGCCGCGATCGTTCGGACCCGACGACGGTGCGGTCCGACGGCGACCGGGTCACAAATTCGGCCCACAGGGAAACGCCTTTACTCGCGTCGGATCTGTACTCCGGTAATGAGCGAGACGCCGACCTCGACGCGCGCCGTCGCCGTCGAGCCCCGCGTCCGCCCCGCCTTCTCCGCGAAACCGAAACGTGTGTGAGATCGTCCCTGGCCTGGCGTAGCGGCCGGTCGGGGGTGAGTTTCGGTCCGCCCGTGCCCGCCCGCATCCAGAACACACCCGACGAATCCACCCGACGAACCCAGACACACCACATCCATGACGATATCCCACGACACCTTCGCCGGCGTCTACCCGGCGATGACGACGCCGTTCACCGACGGTACCGACGAGGTCGACCACGAACAGCTCGCGGCCGACGCCCGACGACTCGCCGACGCCGGCGTCGACGGGCTCGTCCCCGTCGGCTCGACCGGCGAGGCCGCGACGCTCACCCACGACGAACACGCCGAGGTCGTCGAGACGGTCGTCGACGCCGTCGACGTGCCAGTGATCGCCGGCACCGGCTCGAACTCGACGCGCGAGGCGCTCGATCTCACCGAGCGCGCGGCCGACGCCGGCGCCGACGCCGCCCTGCTCATCTCGCCGTACTACAACAAGCCCGAGCCCGCGGGCCAGTACGAGCACTTCGCGACCGTCGCGGACGCCGTCGACATCCCGCAGGTCGTGTACAACGTCCCGAGCCGCACCGGCCTCAACCTCGACGTCGACACCGTCGTCGACCTCGCGGCCCACGAGAACGTCCGGGGGTACAAGGCCGCCTCCGGCGACGCGAACCGGATCTCGGAGGTCATCGAGCGCACGCGCGACGAGCAGTTCGACGTGCTCTCGGGTGACGACGGGATGACGCTCCCGCTCATGTCGATGGGCGCGACGGGCACCATCTCGGTCACCGCCAACGTCGAGCCCGAGCGAACCGCCGGGCTGGTTCACGCCGCCCTCGACGGCGACTTCGAGTGCGCACGCGAGATCCACCACGAACTCGGCCCGCTGACCCGGGCGCTCTTCCGCGAGACGAACCCCATCCCGGTGAAGGAGGCGATGGCGATCCGCGGCTACGGACCCGCCGAACTGCGCCCGCCGCTCACTCGCGGCAGCGACGAGACCCTGCGCGTGCTGACGGAGCTGCTCGCGGAGCTGGAGGAAACAGCCGACACGGCGGCGACCGCGACGGAGGTCTGAGATGGCGGCCGAGACGGGCGACTCGATCCGGGTCGCCGTCACCGGCGCCGGCGGCCGGATGGGACGGGAAGTGATCGAGGCCGCGAGCGACCGCGACGACTGCGAGGTCGCGCTGGCGGTCAACCGCTCGCCGGTCGACCCCGTCGCCGGCGTCGAGGTCAGGGACGCGGCCGACCTGCCGGCGCTGCTCGCGGGCGCCGACCCCGCGGTCGACGTGCTGGTCGACTTCACCGGCCCCGACTCAAGCGTCGAGTACGTCACCGCCGCCGCCGGGGCGGGCGTCGCCTGCGTCGTCGGCACGACCGGCTTCGACGACGAGCAGGAGGCCGCGATCGCCGACGCCGCCGACGCGGTTCCCGTCCTGCGCGCGTCGAACTTCTCGCGGGGGATCGCGGCCCTGCGCCGGGCAGTCTCGGCCGCCGCCGCCGCGCTCCCCGGCTACGACGTGGAGGTCACGGAGACCCACCACAACGGGAAGGTGGACGCGCCGAGCGGAACGGCGCTCACCCTCCTCGACGACATCGAGGAGGCCCGCCCCGACCTGGACGAGCGCGTCCACGGCCGCGAGGGCGACGCCCCGCGGACGGACGGGGAGATCGGTGTCCACGCTCGCCGCGCGGGCGACATCGCCGGCGAGCACGAGGTGCTCATGGCCGGCGACGAGAACGTGCTGGAACTGACCCACCGCGCCGGCTCCCGGCGCGTGTTCGCCGCCGGCGCGCTCGACGCCGCCGCGTGGCTGGCCGGCCGCGACGCCGGCGCCTACGACTTCACGGAGGTACTCGAATGACGACGACACTGGAATCCGACATCGACGACCTGTGGCACCGCTACGACGACGGACTCACCGCGGCCGACGCGACCGCCGACGACCGAGGCACCCTCGATGAGTTCCTCGACGCGCTGGAGGCCGGCGAGGTCCGCGCCGCGCGCAAGACTGGCGACGGTGTCGACTCCTGGGAGGCGAACGAGTGGGTCAAGCGGGGGGTCCTCCTGAACTTCGGGCTGCGCGAGACCGAGCGCCGCGAGTACGGCGGCGTCGGCTACTACGACGTGCTCCCGCTGCGCGAGACCGAGGACTTGGCGGCCAGAGGGGCGCGCAACACCCCCGACGGGACCGTGCTCCGCCGGGGCGCCCACCTCGGCGACGACACGATCATGATGAGCCCGTCGTTCGTCAACATCGCCGCGTCCGTCGGCGACGGCACCCTCGTCGACTCCTGTGACACGGTCGGCTCCTGCGCTCAACTGGGCGAGAACGTGAAGCTCGGCGCGAACACGCTGATCGGCGGCGTGCTGGAGCCGGTCGAGGACGCGCCCGTGATCATCGAGGACGGCGTCTCGCTGGGCGCGGGCTGTCGCGTCACCTCCGGGTTCCGCGTCGGCGAGAACTCGATCGTCGGGGAGAACACGCTGCTCACCCCCAGGATCCCGGTGTACGACCTCGTCGAGGAGGAGGTCGTCTACGGTCACCTGCCCGAGAACCGCCGCGCGTTCACCCGGTTCGTCGAGTCGAGCGTCAGCGACCACGACCTGTTCGAGGGCGGCGCGTACAAGCCCGCGGTCGTCGCCACCGACGTGGAGACGGAGACGCTGGAGGCGACTCGGCGCGAGGACGCGCTGCGCGAATGAGCGACGAGCAGCTACGAGGGGCTGAGAACCCGCCGATCCGGCGACTCGCGGAGTGGGACGTCGAGCGACTGCGCGAGCTGGCGGGCGAGCAGGGCACGCCGCTGTACGTCACCGACACCGACCGGGTCGCCGAGAACTGCGCCCGTCTCCGGGCCGCCTTCCCGGACGCGGACGTGAAGTACGCAGCCAAGGCCCACACCGGTCGGGCCGTCCTCGAAACGGTCCGCGAGGCCGGTCTCGACGCCGAGTGCGCCTCCGCCGGCGAGGTTCGCCGGGCGCTCGACGCCGGGTTCCCCGGCGCGCGCGTCGACTACACCGCGGTCAACCCTCCCGCTCGCGACCTCGATAGCGTGGTCGAGTGGTGGGACGACCACCCCGACATCACGGTCACCGTCGGCGCGCGCGACACGCTCGACCGGCTCGCCGAGCGGGGCTACGACGGCCGCGTCTGCGTCCGGGTCAACCCCGGCGTCGG
Protein-coding sequences here:
- a CDS encoding 5'-deoxyadenosine deaminase, producing MLLAGTVVADPETVVEDGAVVVEDDTIVAVGDDADLRDRYPGHERREFGIVAPGTVGAHVHSVQSLGRGIADDAALLDWLEDHVLPMEAGLGADGMRLAAELGYLECIESGVTTVIDHLSVHHAEEALEAAIESGIRARAGKVLMDTNAPDGLRQDTERALAESEGLIWTYHGADDGRIRYAVTPRFAVTCTDECLRGCRELADAYDGVRIHTHASENTDEIAVVEERTGERNVEYLHEVGLTGEDVILAHCVHTDDREREIIAETGTHVTHCPSSNMKLASGIAPVEDYLARGVNVALGNDGPPCNNTLDPFTEVKQASLLAKVDALDPTSVDAPTALRMATLNGARAAGFERVGALREGWRADVLGIDTDLTRATPIHDPVGHLVFAAHGDDVTFTMVDGAVLYDEADGGHVRLDAERIRREANAFDVPGI
- a CDS encoding NUDIX domain-containing protein, whose product is MTDSYVVNVDAAVYRLRDGDPEYLLIERGADEDHAAGTMGLPGGTMETSPDDPADLGGAGAIESTLRRELREEVAVEVGEVVVVTSGVFALDTGEPCLNVVCLAEHEAGDPYPAAPDEVAAVDWYTLDRVAGDDGDEADMPGFTRGYVEAAEAARTTDP
- a CDS encoding MATE family efflux transporter; this encodes MTDSPSAAQVSDLVEGDLLRPMLRVAWPLVLIQLLQVMYNVADTFWLGRLSADAVGALSLAFPIVFLFISIGGGFTAAGAILVAQHTGASSAGSGSDREAGKVAGTVLGFVMLVALVLGALGYLAVGPALSLIPADEATARDIVPLAALYMRVFFLATPFLFGFFVFVSLMRGYGDTRAPLRVMVVSVAVNVALDPFLIFGWGPFPALGIEGAAWATLFSRAVATVVGWYVLFATPAGPTVRPGDLVPDLGIVKKVVRLGVPSALEQSGVSLAFVVLTALVATFPPAVVAAYGLGNRLISLVFLPAMGLAQAVNTVVGQNLGAEKPDRAWRAVRAALGVVTAVMLPVALATAAFPEPIVQVFLPPGSPDAAETIAYASTYLRVATVMFVFLGVFEISRGAFRGAGRTGTALALSLVAVWLVRVPVTYAAVFVYDFGTAGIWWAVVAGDVVGAIAGLAWLLHGTWMRSVVEPPSGVPADD
- a CDS encoding DUF7504 family protein yields the protein MSDGPGTSDPPPDGDRPVLLLAPAHRPPDDEACIDLLAGEDPSAANVVSVTLEATPDDRLSVWRREVGDELPNRATVVDAGSGADPQSQAVASDEFPRMDVDVLPEHADLMDLCLSIASTLGEWRSSEGRTVLCFHSLSTALRRFEPERVIGFVNGLNALCERMGVRAHHHLDPDGHDEETIATLRPLYGTIVEHVPDGGWIVSADDRSDTEPSFRETSAPPGGAARTDPERPETVPMPYSFDSVVDLVSEPRRRTLLYVLRSCRCDEIHFDRLIDLVDERERSIPRRRSDRSRGDLEISLGHVHLPKLDDIGVVDYDDAAGVVRYHRNRGLESCVRYVETLELG
- a CDS encoding AEC family transporter; protein product: MALLDIFAGAVLPIITVAAFGFALGRASDIDADPLNTVVVYVLAPALVLHSLATAAFSGATIARMTIAVTAYVLGMLVVAEGVGRLLGESEPRLSALVLAATFPNSGNYGIPLSDFAFPAGGRPAAVLYLAVQSVLIYTIGVYVASRAGGGGGIRGIRRVLTIPLVWAVPVALGARSLGVVPPADGTAMGTLQLVGDSSIPVMLLILGIQLARTDYGAALSQAAAPSILKMVVAPAVAVAIAVAVGFQDATVARVFVLESAMPAAVTPLILVGAFADDLEIGGVSVPEYVSTVILVTTLASIPILTGLIALLEGGALI
- a CDS encoding PAS domain S-box protein, whose translation is MVTSPLSEIALFGPEGRGISILLVDDDEDMAELSATFLKRELADAETTVRTDPEAALGELREAEFDCVVSDFDMPGTDGLELLEEIREEGMEVPFVLFTGKGSEEIASRAISAGVDEYLQKGGPEEYPVLANKVENLVEKHRAEAQVRRGFQAIESAEEGIGIIDEDGVYQYMNEAYAGVYDRDRAELIGEHWEVLYPPEETRRFNDEILPRLESEGTWRGRSTGVAEDGRPVPERLVLTQMDDGGHVCIVQELDREDELEAELALKTDALDAAELGVVITDPTREDNPVVYVNDWFEEMTGYDESAVLGRNCRFLQGPETDPETVAEIRAAIDAGEPVSTEIRNYDADGELFWNLLNVFPIRDDTGEITNFVGFQNDVTERKRREQRLHASTARLEALFENSPDMIVIHDAEGVVRDVNRRFCEEVGYDEEELVGMRVWDLDPTVDPEHARSFWADLPTNTPRRFEGELKRSDGTTLPIEIHLIRLDLDGEDRFVAIDRDIGERTARERELVDRNERLDRFTSVVSHDLRGPLAVARGNLSLVAEETDSEHVAAVENALDRMDALTDDLLTLAREGEDAMTVEPIRLGELVGACWGTVSTGDATLAVESGAVVEADRDQLRQLLENLIRNAVEHAGEEVTVSVGRADGGFSVADDGPGIPPAERDTVFEAGYSTADGGTGFGLNIVEQIADAHGWRVRVDESGAGGARFEFAGVDVREP
- a CDS encoding phosphoribosyltransferase, producing MSDLPDDFDCTVTNWEYIYGLCRDVSDQVKAANFEPDVVVALARGGWFAGRCICDFLGLNDLTSLKMEHYVGTAEKSGEPTVRYPMPEGSVEGKDVLIIDDIADTGGSIKRAHEYVADRDCGEVRTATLQLLQTSEFDPDFVGEQLEEWTWMVYPWNFIEDMIDLTSGAMEQADAETFSVEDVRHYLAEFHGIDRIEMEIAQPGRVEEVLDEMERRDVVRETADGYRLLDNAGDE
- the dapA gene encoding 4-hydroxy-tetrahydrodipicolinate synthase; amino-acid sequence: MTISHDTFAGVYPAMTTPFTDGTDEVDHEQLAADARRLADAGVDGLVPVGSTGEAATLTHDEHAEVVETVVDAVDVPVIAGTGSNSTREALDLTERAADAGADAALLISPYYNKPEPAGQYEHFATVADAVDIPQVVYNVPSRTGLNLDVDTVVDLAAHENVRGYKAASGDANRISEVIERTRDEQFDVLSGDDGMTLPLMSMGATGTISVTANVEPERTAGLVHAALDGDFECAREIHHELGPLTRALFRETNPIPVKEAMAIRGYGPAELRPPLTRGSDETLRVLTELLAELEETADTAATATEV
- the dapB gene encoding 4-hydroxy-tetrahydrodipicolinate reductase gives rise to the protein MAAETGDSIRVAVTGAGGRMGREVIEAASDRDDCEVALAVNRSPVDPVAGVEVRDAADLPALLAGADPAVDVLVDFTGPDSSVEYVTAAAGAGVACVVGTTGFDDEQEAAIADAADAVPVLRASNFSRGIAALRRAVSAAAAALPGYDVEVTETHHNGKVDAPSGTALTLLDDIEEARPDLDERVHGREGDAPRTDGEIGVHARRAGDIAGEHEVLMAGDENVLELTHRAGSRRVFAAGALDAAAWLAGRDAGAYDFTEVLE